In one window of Plasmodium berghei ANKA genome assembly, chromosome: 14 DNA:
- a CDS encoding CSC1-like protein, putative, with the protein MKNETEDFLIAFLFDIVFFAICVCIWLYLRKKRDESKISDNIYILNNQTQGNIKLEKGLGNDGNKKEKISEKKRRENKFRTFLNIKDDKIVNTEIKYYLFFLKANRNIIFSLCILGIFLVLPLYLSLPRNNLNNPSFFNYISAGKISDINVLTILFFITIIYSAISYTFIYLLWRKIRPNKKKTKKFLPQNFTIMVSHIDKNEINAYKIYKYFCNLTNNKVVSAYLILDYSIVYHEQKKIFNATKNLKLLKENEEKKSIKKDRSRTFFRSFLSKNKKTTDSMLSICDKNEVEVYNNVNDKSKSVNIDGKKKCENCKDDMLKVYGNKIYLRNKYYSETPNEEGYNVEHNEMTSNNNNNKCENYIGVNTESNDILQYIDHIKGTDDIDNNETLYSSHKKKKKNITPNNSSNNYDENSNYDSENKRGNCNGENEMYSKESSDEDDYDEIEDNKMNNTNIADKNYPYKLHIEKNLINNNNEMIFYGVGSFSNKEKNKFSIKLKKNKDKYNFESKKNIFNKLHFFKKSKKSHWKKKLKEHLIKFYHVQNETPKKSTGVCFVSFIDTKSVHDCIHNIPFTERNKWVISNAPPNYDIIWKNLKNHSYKICARFIILNALLVLANTIIILTVTSIDNIIKLLIKKYRDEYPNSGSISAILTTWLSPFIVIFVNSIIQPALITGVSMAIGFIRKSSEHTYVLQGNFIFLILNTILIPLLSLSPLSSIIKVMYSDEIGQWSTRLGAYLFNSSGFFAMRYLLHCCFLTCANQLLQIPQFSIRSIVKTVTKKEINTWTFDFGYWYGFNTTILALILTFSVAVPFILPLGSLYFFLRYYIDKYNLIYEVCRTNLDSHGAIIRTAIKFMLFSVAFFQLVMFTFFSRVQNKFISVGRNILFLSSSLTTLLLLCRSTEWVSTNHIKKKKGKRTFCYLCEKNVYVSNLKDLNKLKYAYANPYETKR; encoded by the exons atgaaaaatgagACAGAAGATTTTTTAATAGCTTTTTTGTTTGATATAGTATTTTTTGCTATTTGTGTTTGTATATGGTTATATTTACGAAAGAAAAGAGATGAAAGTAAAATAAGTGacaatatatacatattaaataatcaaactcaaggaaatataaaattagaaaaaggTTTGGGAAAtgatggaaataaaaaagaaaagatatcagaaaaaaaaagacgagaaaataaatttcgaacgtttttaaatataaaagatgataaaattgttaatacagaaataaaatattatttattttttttaaaagcaaatagaaatattatattttctttgtGTATATTAGGGATATTTTTAGTATTgccattatatttatctttaccacgaaataatttaaacaatccttctttttttaattatataagtGCTGGAAAAATATCTGATATTAATGTATtgacaattttattttttattacaataatatatagtgCAATTTcttatacatttatatatttgttatgGAGAAAAATCAgaccaaataaaaaaaaaacaaaaaaatttttaccTCAAAATTTTACTATTATGGTTTCCCATAtcgataaaaatgaaataaatgcttataaaatatataaatatttttgtaatttaacaaataataaagttGTTTCTGCATATCTTATATTAGATTATTCAATTGTTTATcatgaacaaaaaaaaatatttaacgcaactaaaaatttaaagcttcttaaagaaaatgaagaaaaaaaaagcattAAAAAAGACAGATCAAGAACTTTTTTTAGAAGTTTtttaagtaaaaataagaaaacaACAGATTCTATGTTATCTATAtgtgataaaaatgaagtagaggtatataataatgttaaTGATAAATCGAAATCTGTTAATATtgatggaaaaaaaaagtgtgAGAATTGTAAAGATGATATGTTAAAAGTGtatggaaataaaatatatttaagaaataaatattatagtgAAACTCCAAATGAGGAAGGATATAATGTGGAACATAATGAAATGAcaagtaataataataataataaatgcgAAAATTATATTGGGGTTAATACAGAAAGTAACGACATATTACAATATATAGATCATATTAAAGGAACTGATGatattgataataatgaaacGTTATATAGTtcacataaaaaaaaaaaaaaaaatataactcCAAATAATAGTAGTAATAACtatgatgaaaatagtaattatgatagtgaaaataaaagaggCAATTGTAATGGTGAAAATGAAATGTATTCAAAAGAATCAAGTGATGAAGATGATTATGATGAAATAGAAGacaataaaatgaataatacaaatatagcAGATAAAAATTATCCATATAAACTTCAtatcgaaaaaaatttaattaataataataatgaaatgaTATTTTATGGGGTAGGGtcattttcaaataaagaaaaaaataaattttctattaaattaaaaaaaaataaagataaatacaattttgaatctaaaaagaatatatttaataaattacatttttttaaaaaaagtaaaaaaagtcattggaaaaaaaaattaaaagaacatttaataaaattttatcatgTTCAAAATGAAACCCCTAAAAAATCAACGGGTGTATGCTTTGTTTCATTTATTGATACAAAATCAGTTCATGATTGTATTCATAATATTCCTTTTACTGAAAGGAATAAATGGGTTATATCAAATGCTCCTCCTAATTATGATATTATTTGGAAAAATCTTAAAAATCATAGTTATAAGATATGTGCAcgttttattatattaaatgctTTATTAGTGTTGGCTAAcaccattattattttaacaGTTACATCaattgataatattataaaattattgattaaaaaatatagggATGAATATCCTAATTCAGGAAGTATTAGTGCTATTTTAACAA cttGGCTATCTCCCTTTATTGTTATCTTTGTGAATAGTATTATTCAACCAGCTTTAATTACTGGAGTGTCAATGGCAATTGGATTTATACGAAAATCAAGCGAGCACACATATGTGTTGCAAggaaattttattttcttaattttaaatacaaTTCTTATTCCATTGCTTTCTTTATCTCCGCTTAGCTCAATAATTaag gTTATGTATTCCGATGAAATAGGACAATGGTCGACGCGTTTAGGggcttatttatttaattctaGTGGTTTTTTTGCTATGAGATATTTACTTCATTGCTGTTTTTTGACATGTGCAAATCAGTTATTGCAAATTCCCCAGTTTTCAA TTAGGTCAATTGTTAAAACTgtaacaaaaaaagaaataaacaCATGGACCTTTGATTTTGGCTATTGGTATGGATTTAACACAACCATTTTAGCTTTGATCTTAACCTTTAG CGTTGCTGTTCCCTTCATTCTACCCTTAGGGtcgttatatttttttctgcGATATTACATAGATAAGTATAACTTGATTTATGAAGTATGTCGAACAAATTTGGATAGTCATGGAGCTATAATAAGAACAGCGATTAAATTCATGCTCTTTTCAGTTGCCTTTTTTCAA cttGTTATGTTCACCTTTTTTTCAAGAGTGCAGAATAAGTTTATTTCAGTTGGTCgaaatattctttttttatcatcatcCCTTACGACCCTATTACTTTTATGCAGATCTACCGAATGGGTTAGTACAaatcatattaaaaaaaaaaaagggaaaaggactttttgttatttatgTGAGAAAAATGTTTATGTAAGTAACTTGAAGgatttaaacaaattaaaatatgcatatgctAATCCATACGAAACAAAAcgataa